The genomic interval CGACGCCGCTGACGAAATTGGGCCGCACGTTGGTCTCACCGAAAACGTCGACTGCATCGACCATGCCCTGCACCCAGTTGTCCCAACCGACGCGGCGATTTTTCCCAGGATTTATCCATTCGAACAATTTGCGGTCCCACACTTCCATATTAGCGTGATGGCCGTCGACGCCAGCGGCGCGATAGCGCATGAGCGTTTCTTTCTCTTTGGCGTTGGTTTGCAAATAGACATGGCGCCGGTGGCCGCCCCATTTGAGCGCAGAAGCGTATTCGCAATAGAACTGCTCCTCGTCTTTGCCGTGCAGCGTTTTGAGAATCGTCCCGCCGGTGATCAGGTAATCGATCAGCGGCGTGAAGCCCACCTCTTCGGTCGCGTCCTGTTCGATGGAGCGCGCCACTTCGACCATGTAGTCGAGCGGCTTTACCGGAGGATTAAAAGTAAAATCCTTCGACTCCTTCATCTGCCGGGCGTTGATGTTGATATCGCAGAAGCGGCACTCCTCGTCCGGGCCCCAATATTGGCAGTTGCGAAACGCCGTGACGAAATAACCGTACGCGATAATCTCATGGTAGGCCGTGCCGTCGGCAAACTTGCGCGTGTAGTACTTGAGTGGCCGGGGGAAGGACACATCGCAAATCTCTTTACCCTGCAGAAACAGCTTCGCCTTACCGTCCACCGCATCGATGACGTAGGGCGAGTTGGAGTTGAGCGTGGTCTGCACCGTCACCGGCCGCAGCCCATAAGGGCCGCCGCGCAGCATGAACCACTCGGTGATTTTGCGGTGCTCCTTGCGCTTCATGTCCTTCATCGGAATCAGATCGTAGGAAAACAGCCGGTAGGACTTCACCAGCGCATCGGAGGCCAACTCCAGCGCCGCGTCGGTAAACCAGTGGCCGTCGCGCAAAAGATCGTGCTTGAGCACCACTTCGCGCGGCATGTCGGAATATTTTTTGAAGTAAGATTCCAACTCAGCCAGCGTGCGGCCAGATTCGATTTGTGCGACAGCTTCCATGGCGTTTCCTTTCTCGATCCGATGTACCAATCACTTTGCCATAACCCGTCCGCCCGAGGAGGGTTTCCGGCCCAACACTCGATTCGTTACATGAGCCTAATTTTCCTTCCAACAGGGGCCGGTTTAAGGGAACGCGGGCGTCAGGACGCTAGTGCGGCCACCGGCTCATTGGTTCTAGGGTCTACGTCGTAAGGCCCTGGCAGGCCAAGTTCCTTGGCGATTTCCCGCATGGCCGGTAAGACCTCTTCACCCATGAGCTTCAACGTTCGCATCTGGTCTTGGTGGGACATGGCGCCGTCGCCGGTGCGAAAGATGATGGTCCCCGGCCGCAGGGTTTCCATGATGTAGCGCACCTTGGGCACCACCGTGTCAGGGGTGCCGACGATCATGCCGTGGGTCGCCACCTGGTCTTCGAAGGTTGCCCTCGCTCCCGCGCGGGTGCGGCCGGACGAGTCCGAGGCTACCATCTTTCGTCGCAGGGCTCGGGCGCTCTTGGTGGAGATTCCCGGGGGGCCCTCAATCCATGGCCGTGGCCGCTGCGCACCGGGATCGTAGGGGCTGCGCACTCCCTGGGTTAAAGTCCGGCCGACCTCTATGGCTCTTTCTTCCGTTTCGTCGACGTGGCAGAAAAACATGAAGCCAAGATGCTGGGGCCCGGCTTCATAACCCTCTTGCCGCGCGGCGTCATAGTAGATCTGGTACATCTGCTGGGTCAGATCCAACTGGCTGGCCAGCATCATATAGGGATAGCGATGCTTGGCCGCCCACTCTACAGTCTCCCTGCTAGATGTGCCGGGCACCCAAATGGGCGGATGGGGCTTCTGGTATGGCACTGCCCAGGGGTTCACATACCTGTAGTGGTAGTGCTTGCCCTCCCAGCGGAAGGGGCCGGGGGTCGTCCACGTCTTGATGAGGAAATCGTGGGCTTCCTCGAAGCGCTCCCGGTTGAAGTGCGGGGGTGCGTTGTGCGCCAGGCTCTCATTGCCACCGCCGCGGACTATACCGGGGACAAGCCGCCCGCGGGAAATCACATCAATCATCGCTAGCCCCTCCGCCAACCAGAGGGGATCGTCGTGAATGGGCAGAATGTTGCCGAGGATCACGATCTTGGCCTTGCTGGTGATGCGGGCAAGAATGGAGGCCGTGACGTTGGCTACCCCATTCATGCAGAACGGGGCGCTGTGGTGCTCGTTGACCATGATCCCGTCGAATCCCATCTCCTCAGCGTAGACCTTCTCGTCCATATATCGATTGTAGAGGTTAGCGGCGCGAAAGGGGTCGTATTCGCTGTTGCTCACCTCCATGACGCCCGACCCCCAGGCCGTGGGCCAGTCTTCCTTCTGCCAGGGTTGCTCTGTAAAGTGACCTATGAACATCGTGCTTCACTCCTTGTTCCCCGTTCCCGATCGGGAAGTGGAACCGCGCTATCTGCTGTGCGCCTGATTTGTGCCCAGTCGCTATCAGGCTTCCAGAAACTCAATGACGGTTTTCGCGAACTCCTCCGGTTTCTCCATCTCGGGCATATGTCCGCAGTCCTCAATGACCGCAACCTGGGCACCAGGTATGCCCTGCTTATAAAGCTCACAACTGTTCAGCGGGACAATGGCATCCTGCCTCCCCCATAAGAGAAGGGTAGGGATTCCGATGCCGGGGAGCAGGCCGGCCAGTGTGACGCTATGCATGTAGGGACGCCAAAGGTAACGGATGGCCGCCTCTCGGTTAGTCTCTATCTGTTCAGCCTCATCCGGTGTCCAGTCTCTGCCATAGTGCTTCACGTATTCTGTCGCGGCGGAGTTAAAGAAGGACTGTCGGAACGCGTCCTTGGCACCGTTCAAAAAGTAGTCCCAGATCTCCCCCTGCCGGGGCTTGATGCCTGCTGCCCCTACCAGCACCATTTTCGAGAAGATGGCGCTGTTGGCGGTGGCAAGCTCGGCAGCGACCCAGCCACCCAAGGAGAAGCCTATGACGTTGAGCGGGGTCAAGAGACCGTAGTCGCGTACAAACCAGTTTACCCAGGCAGACAGGTCCCGGACCGACATCATCCAATCCGGAATCTTCGAAGTGCCGAAGCCAGGCAGGGAGGGGACATACACGGAGTAGTGTTGGGCCAGCAGCTCGTGGGCGCGTAGCCAATCGGGAACACCCAGCTCACCGTGGAGAAGCAGCAACGGTGCTCCAGAGCCGCCGCGCCGCATCTGCAGGGATGTGCCGGCTATGTTGAGGGTCTCTTCGATGCAAGCGGCGGCCGTCGTCGTCACTTATTCCTCCATTTTGGCGCGTTGCCTGCACCATAGTCGGCAGCCGCTACGACGTCAACCGATGCGAGGCCACCAAATACCAACGGCACCATGAGTCTACCGCATGCCGAGCCTCTCGCCTCGACGCAGCAACTCTCTCCCCCACGCGTCTCGCCCGGGTCGCTGGTCGCTTGGCGTAGAAGACGACCCTCACTTCTTCGAGTCCGGCGTGGTTTTTCCACAACCCGTACCGCTAAGCGGAACGGCTGCGCGGCGGAAACCGCCTGTGCCGCAACGTTTTCTCCGCAGTTCTCGTTGTCATCCTCGGCGCACTCAAAAGGTCGATAGCATGCTTCAGTGGCTGTGCGGCTCCATAAGTCAACGTCGAGTCGGATCGTAGTCATGAAGTCATGGGAGGAGTCGCGTTGCGGCTGGCTCCACCGCCCGGTAACAGTCGAGTTGCTCGGCCTTAAGGGTCTGGAAGACTCAGATCGCAAATCACAACCACCGGCAAAACGGCCTTGCTTTGAAGAAACTTCGAGGAGCAGACTTGTTGAGCA from Deltaproteobacteria bacterium carries:
- a CDS encoding LLM class flavin-dependent oxidoreductase → MFIGHFTEQPWQKEDWPTAWGSGVMEVSNSEYDPFRAANLYNRYMDEKVYAEEMGFDGIMVNEHHSAPFCMNGVANVTASILARITSKAKIVILGNILPIHDDPLWLAEGLAMIDVISRGRLVPGIVRGGGNESLAHNAPPHFNRERFEEAHDFLIKTWTTPGPFRWEGKHYHYRYVNPWAVPYQKPHPPIWVPGTSSRETVEWAAKHRYPYMMLASQLDLTQQMYQIYYDAARQEGYEAGPQHLGFMFFCHVDETEERAIEVGRTLTQGVRSPYDPGAQRPRPWIEGPPGISTKSARALRRKMVASDSSGRTRAGARATFEDQVATHGMIVGTPDTVVPKVRYIMETLRPGTIIFRTGDGAMSHQDQMRTLKLMGEEVLPAMREIAKELGLPGPYDVDPRTNEPVAALAS
- a CDS encoding alpha/beta hydrolase, coding for MTTTAAACIEETLNIAGTSLQMRRGGSGAPLLLLHGELGVPDWLRAHELLAQHYSVYVPSLPGFGTSKIPDWMMSVRDLSAWVNWFVRDYGLLTPLNVIGFSLGGWVAAELATANSAIFSKMVLVGAAGIKPRQGEIWDYFLNGAKDAFRQSFFNSAATEYVKHYGRDWTPDEAEQIETNREAAIRYLWRPYMHSVTLAGLLPGIGIPTLLLWGRQDAIVPLNSCELYKQGIPGAQVAVIEDCGHMPEMEKPEEFAKTVIEFLEA